The following proteins come from a genomic window of Campylobacter concisus:
- a CDS encoding SMI1/KNR4 family protein → MFLKLDEIAQKLDQIFLPLEQEGMTGMRLLLQNDVKATTQALKNAQEALGVNFPAKFIKLLSKFDLRNFEICNVKFGSRGDYASEIVRLNSVDEFGGKWWQGEARPLNLIVFAVGDPWIFLLDCTSGAVYAWLFGDEELCSRCVANDFEKFFIALASIDIARLNEETLPSTEQILKFVQADDTALDFWQEMAQI, encoded by the coding sequence ATGTTTTTAAAGCTAGATGAAATCGCTCAAAAGTTAGATCAAATTTTTTTGCCACTAGAGCAAGAGGGTATGACTGGCATGAGGCTCTTGCTTCAAAATGATGTTAAAGCTACCACACAAGCACTTAAAAACGCACAAGAAGCTCTTGGCGTAAATTTCCCAGCTAAATTTATAAAGCTTTTAAGCAAATTTGACCTTAGAAATTTTGAAATTTGCAATGTCAAATTTGGCTCTAGAGGCGACTATGCAAGCGAGATAGTACGACTAAATAGCGTAGATGAGTTTGGTGGCAAATGGTGGCAAGGTGAAGCTCGCCCTTTAAATTTAATAGTCTTTGCCGTGGGTGATCCGTGGATATTTTTGCTTGATTGCACGAGTGGCGCGGTCTATGCATGGCTCTTTGGAGATGAGGAGCTTTGCAGCAGGTGCGTCGCAAACGACTTTGAGAAATTTTTCATAGCACTTGCTAGCATCGATATAGCAAGGCTAAATGAAGAAACACTGCCATCAACCGAGCAAATCCTAAAATTTGTCCAAGCAGACGACACAGCACTTGATTTTTGGCAAGAGATGGCGCAAATTTAG
- a CDS encoding acetyl-CoA carboxylase subunit A, with amino-acid sequence MIHKILIANRGEIAVRIVRACRDLHIQSVGIYTAPDSECLHVRIADEAYQVGEDPIKGYLDAKAIVKLAKECGADAIHPGYGFLSENYEFAKAVEDAGLIFIGPKAEVIRKMGDKNIARYLMKRNGIPIVPGTEKLNDESMDAIKEHARRIGYPVILKASGGGGGRGIREVWQEEDMQDAFESCTREAKTYFNNDEVFMEKLVVNPRHIEFQILGDNYGNIIHLCERDCSIQRRHQKIIEIAPCPSISENLRKIMGVTAVAAAKAVGYSNVGTIEFLLDDYNNFYFMEMNTRIQVEHGITEEITGHDLVVRQIRIAAGEILEIEQSDIKPRGYAIEARITAENVWENFIPAPGTIEGYYPALGPSVRVDSHVYKDYTIPPFYDSLIAKLIVKATDYDLAVNKLERALEEFTIEGVRTIIPFLLTISKSKEFRRGFFDTSYVEKNLKTILENTYDDMNKEPNDDLEEVIVEAIKRYKKKR; translated from the coding sequence ATGATACATAAAATTCTTATCGCAAATCGTGGTGAGATCGCAGTTAGGATAGTCAGAGCTTGTAGGGATTTACACATTCAAAGCGTAGGAATTTACACAGCGCCAGATAGCGAGTGCTTGCATGTAAGGATCGCTGATGAGGCCTATCAAGTGGGCGAAGATCCGATTAAGGGCTATCTTGACGCCAAAGCTATCGTAAAGCTTGCTAAAGAGTGCGGAGCTGACGCGATACACCCAGGATACGGCTTTTTAAGCGAAAACTACGAATTTGCAAAGGCGGTCGAGGATGCTGGGCTTATCTTTATCGGTCCAAAGGCTGAAGTGATCAGAAAAATGGGTGATAAAAATATCGCAAGATACCTGATGAAGAGAAACGGCATACCAATCGTTCCAGGCACAGAAAAGCTAAATGACGAGAGCATGGATGCCATAAAAGAGCACGCTAGACGCATCGGCTATCCAGTCATCTTAAAAGCAAGCGGTGGTGGTGGTGGCCGTGGCATCAGAGAAGTTTGGCAAGAAGAAGATATGCAAGATGCCTTTGAATCGTGCACCAGAGAGGCAAAGACCTACTTTAACAACGATGAAGTTTTTATGGAGAAGCTTGTCGTAAATCCTCGTCACATCGAGTTTCAAATTTTAGGCGATAACTACGGCAATATCATCCACCTTTGCGAGCGTGACTGCTCTATCCAAAGGCGCCACCAAAAGATTATTGAGATCGCACCTTGCCCATCGATCAGTGAAAATTTAAGAAAGATCATGGGCGTGACTGCGGTGGCTGCTGCAAAGGCTGTGGGCTACTCAAACGTAGGAACGATCGAGTTTTTGCTAGATGACTACAACAACTTTTACTTCATGGAGATGAATACCCGTATCCAAGTGGAGCACGGCATCACCGAAGAGATCACAGGCCACGACCTAGTCGTTAGGCAGATAAGGATCGCAGCTGGTGAAATTTTAGAGATCGAGCAAAGCGACATCAAACCGCGCGGCTACGCGATAGAAGCAAGGATCACGGCTGAAAATGTCTGGGAGAATTTCATCCCAGCACCAGGCACGATCGAGGGCTACTACCCAGCTCTTGGCCCATCTGTACGCGTCGATAGCCACGTCTATAAGGACTACACCATACCGCCATTTTATGACTCGCTAATCGCAAAGCTGATCGTAAAGGCGACCGACTACGATCTGGCGGTAAATAAGCTTGAAAGAGCTCTTGAAGAATTTACCATCGAAGGCGTGCGAACGATCATCCCATTTTTGCTAACGATTAGCAAAAGTAAAGAGTTTAGAAGAGGATTTTTCGATACTAGCTACGTTGAGAAAAACTTAAAAACTATCCTTGAAAACACCTATGACGATATGAATAAAGAGCCAAACGACGACCTAGAAGAGGTCATCGTAGAGGCTATAAAAAGATATAAGAAGAAGAGGTGA
- a CDS encoding CopD family protein → MAEYYLYLKYLHYLFFISWMAVLFYQPRLYVYHVENMDKPDFVKVVEVMEYKMYHYIGWVALIGSFFTGILILIAMPDLIKTGHIHVKILVVILMAIYHLDLGRYMKQLKEKRCNKSGIFFRAYNEVPTIAMLIIIWVMIVNPF, encoded by the coding sequence ATGGCAGAATATTATCTTTACTTAAAATACCTCCACTATTTGTTTTTCATCTCGTGGATGGCAGTGCTGTTTTATCAGCCAAGGCTCTACGTTTATCACGTAGAAAACATGGACAAGCCAGACTTTGTAAAAGTGGTCGAAGTGATGGAGTATAAGATGTATCACTACATCGGTTGGGTCGCGCTCATTGGCTCATTTTTCACTGGCATTTTGATACTTATTGCAATGCCTGATCTTATAAAAACTGGTCACATCCATGTCAAAATTTTAGTTGTCATCTTAATGGCTATCTATCACCTAGACCTTGGACGCTATATGAAGCAGCTCAAAGAGAAACGCTGTAACAAAAGCGGCATCTTCTTTAGAGCCTACAATGAAGTGCCAACTATCGCGATGCTTATCATTATCTGGGTCATGATAGTAAATCCATTTTAA
- a CDS encoding NINE protein produces MGNNIYVAYALWLFTGWLGAHRIYLGKFITGFLMMGLFFIGYSLQIILVGYLFLAIWGIWWIIDAFLVGAYVEKNLQKVELKERLKLKDKEEDLKRLYELFESGAISKAEFEARKEILFR; encoded by the coding sequence GTGGGAAATAATATCTACGTCGCATACGCGCTTTGGCTATTTACTGGCTGGCTTGGAGCGCATAGAATTTACCTTGGTAAATTTATCACTGGCTTTTTGATGATGGGACTATTTTTTATCGGTTACTCTTTACAAATCATCCTCGTTGGTTATTTATTCTTAGCTATTTGGGGCATTTGGTGGATCATCGATGCATTTTTGGTTGGTGCTTATGTCGAGAAAAATTTACAAAAAGTCGAGCTAAAAGAGAGACTAAAACTAAAAGATAAAGAAGAGGACTTAAAAAGGCTTTATGAGCTTTTTGAGAGTGGTGCGATCAGCAAGGCTGAATTTGAAGCTAGAAAAGAGATACTTTTTAGATAA
- the lspA gene encoding signal peptidase II codes for MRKNLVKFFIAFFVIFIVDQAIKMIFIDGFSWDGEFFSLVLTYNKGVAFSMLAFLDEWLKFIQIALILGVFVYLVVEKKLLCSHAIWLGALLGAGSSNITDRFIHGGVVDYVFWHKWFNFAVFNFADAMIDLCVVMILWQSFRKRRESGK; via the coding sequence ATGCGTAAAAACTTAGTCAAATTTTTCATCGCGTTTTTCGTCATTTTTATCGTTGATCAAGCGATAAAAATGATATTTATAGATGGCTTTTCGTGGGACGGAGAGTTTTTTTCGCTAGTTCTTACATATAATAAGGGCGTTGCATTTTCGATGTTAGCCTTTTTAGATGAGTGGCTGAAATTTATCCAGATCGCCCTCATTTTAGGCGTTTTTGTCTATCTAGTTGTTGAGAAAAAACTGCTTTGCTCGCATGCCATTTGGCTTGGAGCTTTGCTAGGAGCTGGCAGCTCAAATATCACAGATAGATTTATCCATGGCGGCGTCGTGGATTACGTCTTTTGGCACAAGTGGTTTAACTTTGCGGTCTTTAACTTCGCTGACGCGATGATCGATCTTTGCGTCGTGATGATACTTTGGCAAAGTTTTAGAAAAAGGAGAGAGAGTGGGAAATAA
- the glmM gene encoding phosphoglucosamine mutase, translating into MKLFGTDGVRGKAGEKLSAQTSMRLAMAAGIYFRKTSATNVILVGKDTRKSGYMIETAIVAGLTAVGYNVLQIGPMPTPAIAFLTENMRCDAGIMISASHNPYYDNGIKFFDSFGNKLDETIEAEIEKIFYDDELIANAQKTMTEIGANKRIDDVIGRYIVQIKNSFPKELNLKNLRVVLDVANGAAYKVAPTVFSELGADVIVINDEPNGSNINQNCGALHPEDLASEVKRLRADIGFAFDGDADRLVVVDENGEVVHGDAILGSLAAFLNEQKALKGGAVVATVMSNAALDDYLKARKIKLLRSNVGDKYVLEMMKENGINFGGEQSGHVIFNDYAKTGDGLVTSMQVVAMMLKKGKKASEIFGELKPYPQILLNLKITEKKPLDKIEGLKELEASLAKEGIRSLFRYSGTENLIRLLLEGKNQTLVEKRMDEVEKFFIKALNA; encoded by the coding sequence ATGAAACTTTTTGGAACAGACGGAGTTCGTGGCAAGGCTGGCGAAAAGCTTTCAGCTCAAACATCTATGCGCCTTGCAATGGCTGCTGGAATTTACTTTAGAAAGACCTCAGCGACAAATGTGATTTTGGTTGGAAAAGATACTAGAAAAAGCGGCTATATGATAGAAACAGCCATCGTTGCAGGACTAACCGCAGTTGGCTACAACGTCCTTCAAATAGGCCCTATGCCAACACCTGCGATCGCATTTTTAACAGAAAATATGCGCTGTGACGCTGGCATCATGATAAGCGCCTCACACAACCCATACTACGACAACGGCATCAAATTTTTTGATAGCTTTGGCAACAAGCTTGATGAGACAATAGAGGCTGAGATAGAAAAAATCTTCTACGACGATGAGCTCATCGCAAACGCCCAAAAGACGATGACAGAGATCGGTGCAAACAAGAGGATCGACGATGTTATTGGCAGATATATCGTGCAGATAAAAAATTCATTCCCAAAAGAGTTAAATTTAAAAAATTTACGAGTAGTTTTAGACGTAGCAAATGGCGCTGCTTACAAGGTCGCACCAACTGTATTTAGCGAGCTTGGAGCCGATGTCATCGTCATAAACGACGAACCAAATGGTAGCAATATCAACCAAAACTGTGGCGCACTTCATCCAGAGGACCTAGCAAGCGAGGTAAAAAGGCTTCGTGCCGACATCGGCTTTGCATTTGACGGCGATGCTGATAGGCTTGTAGTAGTTGACGAAAACGGCGAAGTTGTGCATGGCGATGCGATACTTGGCTCACTAGCTGCATTTTTAAACGAGCAAAAGGCGCTAAAAGGTGGAGCTGTCGTAGCTACGGTAATGAGTAACGCCGCACTTGATGACTATCTAAAAGCTCGCAAGATCAAGCTGCTTCGCTCAAATGTAGGCGATAAATATGTGCTTGAAATGATGAAAGAAAATGGTATAAATTTTGGCGGTGAGCAAAGCGGTCACGTGATATTTAACGACTATGCCAAAACTGGCGACGGCCTTGTTACCTCAATGCAAGTTGTTGCGATGATGCTTAAAAAAGGCAAAAAAGCTAGTGAAATTTTTGGCGAGCTAAAGCCGTATCCGCAAATTTTGCTAAATTTAAAGATCACAGAGAAAAAGCCGCTTGATAAGATAGAGGGGCTAAAAGAGCTTGAGGCTAGCCTTGCAAAAGAAGGCATAAGATCGCTCTTTAGATACTCTGGCACTGAAAATTTGATCAGACTTTTGCTTGAGGGTAAAAATCAAACTTTAGTTGAAAAACGCATGGATGAAGTTGAGAAATTTTTCATAAAAGCCTTAAATGCGTAA
- the rpsT gene encoding 30S ribosomal protein S20 produces MANHKSAEKRARQTIKRTERNRFYRTRLKNITKAVRVAVEAKDLNAANEALKVANKSIHSFVSRGFLKKQTAARRVSRLAQLVNTLKAA; encoded by the coding sequence ATGGCAAACCATAAATCTGCTGAAAAAAGAGCTAGACAAACTATAAAAAGAACAGAAAGAAACAGATTTTATCGCACTAGACTTAAAAACATCACAAAAGCAGTGCGTGTAGCTGTAGAAGCTAAAGATCTAAATGCCGCAAATGAAGCTTTAAAAGTTGCTAACAAAAGCATCCACAGCTTCGTAAGTAGAGGCTTTTTGAAGAAACAAACTGCTGCTCGTCGCGTTAGTCGCCTTGCTCAATTAGTAAATACTCTAAAAGCTGCTTAA
- the prfA gene encoding peptide chain release factor 1, whose protein sequence is MFADKLHPFLDRYDEISTLLSDPNIANDIEKMTKLSKEQSSIEPVATAAKKYLQILNDIEENKALLEDSELGELAKDELKNLEISREKLEEEIKILLLPKDPNDDKNIFLEIRAGTGGDEAALFVGDLFNAYIRYAELRGYKFEIVSQSEGNTGGFKEIIVLIKGKGAYSRLKFEGGTHRVQRVPETESQGRVHTSAVTVAIMPEVEDSEIEINPNDIRVDVMRSSGHGGQSVNTTDSAVRITHIPTGLVVTNQDGKSQHKNKEAAMKVLKARLYELQEQERFAKETSERKSQVGTGDRSGRIRTYNYPQNRISDHRINLTLYRLDVIMAAGLFDEIIEPLITHYQAEAMLEAGI, encoded by the coding sequence ATGTTTGCTGATAAACTTCATCCATTTTTGGATCGCTATGATGAAATTTCTACGCTTCTAAGCGATCCAAATATAGCAAACGATATCGAAAAGATGACAAAGCTCTCAAAAGAGCAATCATCTATCGAACCAGTCGCAACTGCTGCAAAAAAATATCTACAAATTCTAAATGACATTGAAGAGAATAAAGCCCTGCTTGAGGACTCTGAGCTTGGCGAGCTTGCAAAAGATGAGCTTAAAAATTTAGAAATTTCAAGAGAGAAGCTTGAAGAAGAGATCAAAATTTTGCTTCTCCCAAAAGATCCAAACGATGATAAAAATATATTTTTAGAAATTCGTGCAGGTACTGGTGGCGATGAGGCTGCACTATTTGTTGGAGATCTTTTTAATGCTTACATTAGATATGCAGAGCTTCGTGGATATAAATTTGAGATCGTTAGCCAAAGTGAAGGTAATACTGGTGGTTTTAAAGAGATCATCGTACTCATAAAAGGTAAAGGCGCTTACTCAAGACTAAAATTTGAAGGTGGCACGCATAGAGTTCAGCGTGTACCAGAGACTGAGAGCCAGGGCAGGGTGCACACTTCGGCTGTGACTGTGGCTATCATGCCAGAAGTCGAAGATAGTGAGATTGAGATTAATCCAAACGATATAAGAGTCGATGTTATGAGAAGCTCAGGCCACGGTGGCCAGTCGGTAAATACAACCGATAGTGCCGTTAGGATCACACATATACCAACAGGTCTTGTTGTCACAAACCAAGATGGCAAGAGCCAACACAAAAACAAAGAAGCTGCGATGAAGGTGTTAAAGGCTAGACTTTATGAGCTTCAAGAGCAAGAGAGGTTTGCAAAAGAGACTAGTGAGCGAAAGAGCCAAGTTGGCACCGGAGATCGTTCTGGTAGGATAAGGACATACAACTATCCGCAAAACCGTATAAGCGATCACCGTATAAATTTAACACTTTACCGCCTTGATGTGATTATGGCTGCGGGACTATTTGATGAGATCATCGAGCCGCTTATCACGCACTATCAAGCAGAAGCTATGCTAGAAGCTGGTATTTAA